One stretch of Malus domestica chromosome 14, GDT2T_hap1 DNA includes these proteins:
- the LOC103424573 gene encoding serine protease SPPA, chloroplastic-like gives MSKLILLHTSPIHRRAFNAFVSTSLSKPLSTPTSLRFLCLRPQFISPSPPLSLRSISARAFDSSPLSSTDTKEDESKESDGEIVNKSKTADKEYPSGEFRFEKASAWKSFVVKLRMLIAFPWQRVKKGSVLTIKLRGQVSDQLKSRFSSGLSLPQICENLIKAAYDPRISGVYLQIESLNCGWGKVEEIRRHILDFKKSGKFVVAYVPACGEKEYYLASACQEIYAPPSAYFSLFGLTVQASFIRGVLEKVGIEPQVERIGKYKSAGDQLARKTMSKENCEMLTALLDNIYGNWLDVISSTRGKKREDIENFINEGVYQVEKLKEEGWITNIQYDDEVISMLKERLGVQKEKTLPMVDYKKYSRVRQWTVGLSGGKDKIAIIRASGSITRVRGGLSLPGSSIIGEQFIEKIRSVRESKRYKAAIIRIDSPGGDALASDLMWREIRLLAASKPVIASMSDVAASGGYYMAMAADTIVAENLTLTGSIGVVTGKFNLGKLYEKIGFNKEIISRGKYAEVLAAEQRPFRPEEAELFAKSAQNSYKQFRDKAAFSRSMTVDKMEEVAQGRVWTGNDAASRGLVDAIGGFSRAVAIAKLKANIPQDRQVALVELARPSPTLPELLSGIGATLVGVDRTMKEVLQELTFSDGVQARMDGIMFQRLEGAAQANPIFSLLKDYFGSL, from the exons ATGTCGAAGCTCATTCTTCTCCACACTTCTCCGATCCACCGCCGCGCCTTCAATGCCTTCGTTTCGACCTCTCTGTCCAAACCTCTCTCCACTCCCACCTCCCTCCGCTTCCTATGCCTCCGCCCCCAAttcatctctccctctccccctcTTTCTCTGCGCAGCATCTCAGCTCGCGCCTTCGACTCGTCTCCGTTGTCGTCGACGGATACCAAAGAAGACGAATCGAAGGAGAGCGATGGCGAGATCGTAAATAAATCCAAAACAGCAGACAAGGAGTATCCGAGCGGCGAGTTTCGGTTCGAGAAGGCGAGCGCGTGGAAGAGCTTCGTCGTCAAGCTCCGCATGCTCATTGCCTTCCCTTGGCAGCGCGTCAAGAAAGGCAGCGTCTTGACCATCAAATTGCGTGGCCAG GTGTCTGATCAGCTGAAGAGTCGATTTTCGAGTGGACTTTCGCTGCCTCAAATTTGTGAGAATTTGATTAAAGCAGCTTACGATCCTCGAATTTCCGGTGTCTATCTCCAAATTGAAAGCTTGAATTGTGGTTGGGGCAAAGTCGAAGAAATCCGAAGACATATCTTGGATTTCAAGAAATCAG GTAAATTTGTTGTGGCCTATGTACCGGCTTGTGGAGAGAAAGAGTATTACCTTGCTAGTGCGTGCCAAGAGATATATGCACCTCCAAGtgcttatttttctttgtttggtcTCACCGTTCAAGCCTCATTCATAAGAG GTGTTCTTGAGAAAGTTGGAATCGAGCCACAAGTGGAAAGGATTGGTAAATACAAAAGTGCCGGTGATCAACTTGCACGCAAAACCATGTCCAAAGAGAATTGTGAGATGCTGACAGCATtgcttgataatatatatgggAATTGGCTGGATGTGATTTCTTCCACGAGAG gaaagaaaagagaagataTTGAGAATTTTATTAATGAAGGAGTCTACCAAGtagaaaaattgaaagaagaaGGCTGGATCACAAACATACAATATGATGACGAG GTTATTTCAATGTTGAAGGAAAGACTTggagtacaaaaagaaaaaactcttCCTATGGTTGATTACAA AAAGTACTCAAGGGTTCGGCAATGGACTGTTGGATTATCAGGTGGTAAAGACAAGATAGCCATAATTAGAGCATCAGGCAGCATTACTCGTGTACGAGGCGGTTTAAGTCTTCCCGGTTCTAGTATTATTGGGGAACAGTTCATTGAGAAGATTCGCAGTGTGAGAG AATCAAAAAGATATAAGGCCGCAATCATCCGAATTGACAGCCCTGGAGGTGATGCTCTTGCTTCTGATTT GATGTGGAGGGAAATCAGACTTTTGGCTGCATCAAAACCTGTCATTGCATCGATGTCTGATGTGGCAGCAAGTGGAGGATACTATATGGCAATGGCAGCAGACACCATTGTTGCAGAAAATCTAACCTTAACTGGTTCCATTGGAGTTGTGACAG GGAAGTTTAACCTGGGAAAATTGTATGAGAAGATTGGCTTCAACAAAGAAATCATATCAAGGGGAAAATATGCTGAAGTTCTTGCAGCTGAACAACGACCCTTCAG ACCAGAAGAAGCTGAACTGTTTGCTAAGTCTGCACAGAATTCATATAAGCAATTCCGAGACAAGGCGGCTTTTTCCAGATCGATGACT GTAGATAAAATGGAGGAGGTTGCACAAGGGAGAGTTTGGACTGGTAACGATGCAGCTTCACGAGGTTTAGTTGATGCTATTGGCGGATTTTCTCGTGCTGTCGCAATAGCAAAGCTCAAGGCAAATATACCCCAAGACAGACAG GTTGCGCTCGTGGAGCTCGCAAGACCTTCCCCAACGCTGCCAGAACTTTTAAGTGGCATAGGGGCTACATTGGTTGGAGTGGATAGAACAATGAAGGAAGTGCTGCAGGAGTTGACGTTTTCCGACGGAGTCCAAGCCCGAATGGACGGAATCATGTTTCAGAGACTGGAGGGAGCTGCTCAGGCCAACCCCATCTTCTCTTTGTTAAAAGATTACTTTGGTTCCCTCTAA
- the LOC103455454 gene encoding uncharacterized protein produces the protein MASLPSPASPASPSSSASSSDNSATRPISHSPPNPQAEAGANNGVLDAEETKPGIVSAYYDDLHSANHIEKFKKYEVDYSRWLTAKYFTKTNLYGGNIFDESLTIRDQVIKSSRWPCTLSYADPVQGFEEQSNFFSTFTTTAETSLNISNGKHPVKKSG, from the exons ATGGCGAGCTTGCCGTCTCCGGCGTCTCCGGCGTCGCCATCCTCCTCTGCTTCCAGCTCCGACAACTCCGCCACTCGACCCATCTCTCACTCTCCTCCAAATCCACag GCTGAAGCTGGAGCCAACAATGGAGTTCTGGATGCCGAGGAGACGAAGCCTGGTATTGTTTCTGCATATTATGA TGACCTCCATAGCGCAAACCACATTGAGAAGTTCAAGAAATATGAAGTGGACTACAGTCGTTGGTTGACTGCAAAATACTTCACAAAGACGAACCTATATGGAG GCAACATCTTCGATGAGAGTTTGACAATACGTGATCAGGTTATAAAGTCGAGCAG ATGGCCTTGCACCCTCTCATATGCAGACCCGGTCCAGGGTTTTGAAGAACAGAGCAACTTCTTTTCGACTTTTACCACTACAGCAGAAACCTCGCTTAACATCTCAAATGGGAAGCATCCAGTAAAGAAAAGCGGTTGA